The proteins below come from a single Mytilus edulis chromosome 5, xbMytEdul2.2, whole genome shotgun sequence genomic window:
- the LOC139523537 gene encoding histone deacetylase 6-like gives MADSGKSNNQQGASGSEERPNTKMEVIQYLEGQGVTEMYAVNPLTWCPHLETVAPLPAGTTVLDTKAPCEKCGNTTENWICLVCHRVFCSRFVNEHMVMHGVEEGHLMCLSYSDLSVWCYGCDNYLDHQLLKPAKNAAHLHKFGEGLQ, from the exons ATGGCAGACTCGGGCAAAAGCAACAATCAACAAGGAGCCAGTGGTTCAGAGGAACGACCAAATACCAAAATGGAAGTAATTCAGTACTTGGAAGGACAG GGGGTGACTGAGATGTATGCTGTGAATCCGCTGACATGGTGTCCTCATTTAGAGACAGTGGCGCCACTTCCGGCTGGTACAACAGTACTTGATACAAAAGCACCATGTGAAAAGTGTGGTAACACAACAGAAAACTGGATCTGTTTAGTGTGCCACAGG GTTTTCTGTAGCAGATTCGTGAATGAACACATGGTAATGCATGGTGTGGAAGAAGGACATTTGATGTGTCTGAGTTACTCCGATCTGTCGGTCTGGTGTTATGGCTGTGATAATTACCTAGATCACCAG CTTCTCAAGCCAGCGAAAAATGCTGCACATCTTCACAAGTTTGGAGAAGGATTGCAGTGA
- the LOC139523536 gene encoding uncharacterized protein, producing the protein MAGHAMPAICGPCLEGGNKNPSVKWCTICEEQLCPGCVQHHQSLKLTRNHYLTEIRNDASSSYATENKGTTLNTPETCINHPSVEIQFYCKKHDIMLCDACLGSHHSCNTCSDIVPIDLASNGTKNSQNFHSIQTEITNILQSFSAILANKQTVEQIFSNEVSSAKKKIVEIRLELVRYLEEMIDKTLLKDVESQEKEVLNQLMKDKTFAEDGRKEATWFLDEMSSILNTGSDKQAFMLLQRMKVFKNIRDQQLKEMSYNMQAYSLKMELTDPVELCSKMELLFGKVNMESTPYNVNMMQGMKISAICATPGEAIKTEKYVHSVSIIDAGHLLVVELNLFSSSKVFLFNDAGGHISDIKIPGTPTDSTAVPGGSKAIVLVDNKKLLFLEKDGTGTLHCKNIMKMAKGCNLITASWNKLYIAYKSEIIVMDINGHDVQYLKTLKMHDLQIQAFSVGRDDEVYYAIADRLYCMKDYGEEVCLYQTQDLKEVSGIVLDTEGNVYICGKKSNNIHVLKQKDSSAQVLLREGDGLQRPSGICFDKFRNKLFVFYESSYDPIQVYNVTM; encoded by the coding sequence ATGGCGGGACATGCCATGCCAGCAATATGTGGACCTTGCTTAGAAGGAGGTAATAAGAATCCATCTGTGAAATGGTGTACTATTTGTGAAGAACAGTTGTGTCCAGGGTGTGTCCAACATCATCAATCTTTAAAACTCACAAGAAATCATTATTTAACAGAAATAAGAAATGATGCTTCTTCTTCATATGCTACAGAAAACAAGGGAACAACCCTCAACACACCTGAAACATGCATAAATCACCCATCAGTTGAAATACAGTTTTATTGCAAGAAACATGATATTATGTTATGTGATGCTTGTCTGGGTTCACACCAttcatgtaatacatgtagtGATATAGTTCCTATCGACCTTGCTTCCAATGGGacaaaaaattcacaaaatttcCACAGTATtcaaacagaaattacaaatattttacaaagttTCAGTGCTATTCTTGCAAATAAGCAGACAGTTGAACAGATATTTTCTAACGAGGTTTCTTCAGCAAAAAAGAAAATTGTTGAAATAAGACTAGAACTAGTTAGGTACCTTGAGGAAATGATTGATAAAACATTATTGAAGGATGTTGAAAGTCAAGAAAAAGAAGTTCTCAATCAATTGATGAAAGACAAAACATTTGCAGAAGATGGACGAAAAGAGGCCACTTGGTTCTTAGACGAAATGTCTTCCATACTGAATACAGGATCAGACAAACAAGCATTCATGTTACTACAAAGAATGAAAGTTTTCAAGAACATAAGGGACCAGCAACTGAAAGAAATGTCTTACAACATGCAGGCATATTCGTTGAAAATGGAACTGACTGATCCTGTTGAATTGTGTTCTAAAATGGAATTACTTTTTGGAAAAGTAAATATGGAGTCAACACCATACAATGTGAACATGATGCAAGGTATGAAAATATCAGCTATTTGTGCAACACCTGGCGAGGCAATAAAGACTGAAAAATATGTACACAGTGTATCAATAATAGACGCTGGTCATCTTCTTGTTGTTGAGTTGAACCTTTTTTCATCCTCAAAGGTGTTTTTATTTAATGATGCTGGAGGTCATATAAGTGATATTAAAATTCCAGGCACACCAACAGATAGCACTGCAGTTCCTGGTGGAAGTAAAGCTATTGTTTTAGTTGACAATAAAAAACTTCTATTCCTGGAAAAAGATGGTACCGGTACACTTCATTGCAAAAACATCATGAAGATGGCAAAAGGTTGTAATCTTATAACTGCCTCATGGAATAAATTATATATCGCTTATAAAAGTGAAATTATTGTAATGGATATCAATGGTCATGATGTTCAATATTTGAAGACCCTTAAAATGCACGACTTACAGATTCAAGCTTTTAGTGTTGGTAGGGATGATGAAGTGTATTATGCAATTGCAGATCGTTTATATTGTATGAAGGATTATGGTGAGGAGGTTTGTCTATACCAAACACAAGATTTGAAAGAGGTTTCTGGAATTGTTCTTGACACAGAAGGAAATGTTTACATTTGTGGTAAGAAATCAAACAATATTCATGTCTTGAAACAAAAGGATAGTTCTGCACAGGTTTTGTTGAGGGAAGGAGATGGTCTACAAAGACCCAGTGGTATTTGCTTTGACAAGTTCAGAAACAAgttatttgtattttatgaatCTTCTTATGATCCTATTCAAGTTTACAATGTTACAATGTAG
- the LOC139523555 gene encoding uncharacterized protein produces the protein MAGHAMPAICGPCLEGGNKNPSVKRCTICEEQLCPGCVQHHQSLKLTRNHYLTEIRNDASSSYASENKGTILNTPETCINHPSVEIQFYCKKHDIMLCDACLGSHPSCNSDIVPIDLASNGTKNSQNFHSIQTEITNILQSFSAILANKQTVEQIFSNEVSSAKKKIDEIRLELVRYLEEMIDKTLLKDVESQEKKVLDQLMKDKTVAEDGRKEAAWFLDEMSSILNTGSDKQAFMLLQRLKAFKNVRDLQVKEMSYNMQAYSLKMELTDPVELCSKMDLLFGKVNMKSTPYNVNMVQGMKISAICAKPGESVKTEKYVYSVSIMDAGHLLVVEYNLFSSSKVFLFNDTGGHISDIKIPGAPTDITAVPGGSKAVVLVDNKKLLFLEKDGTGTLHCKNIMKMAKGCNLITASCSKLYIAYKSEIIVMDINGHDVQYLKTLQMTSGQIQAFSVGKNDDVYYGIADRLYCMKDYGEEVCLYQTQDLKDVSGIVLDTEGNVYICGKTSNNIHVLKQKDSSAQVLLREGDGLHRPSGICFDKFRNKLFVYYECTFDPIQVYNVTM, from the coding sequence ATGGCGGGACATGCCATGCCAGCTATATGTGGTCCTTGCTTAGAAGGAGGTAATAAGAATCCATCTGTGAAAAGGTGTACTATTTGTGAAGAACAGTTGTGTCCAGGGTGTGTCCAACATCATCAATCTTTAAAACTCACAAGAAATCATTATTTAACAGAAATAAGAAATGATGCTTCTTCTTCATATGCTTCAGAAAACAAGGGAACAATCCTAAACACACCTGAAACATGCATAAATCACCCATCAGTTGAAATACAGTTTTATTGCAAGAAACATGATATTATGTTATGTGATGCTTGCCTTGGTTCACATCCGTCATGTAATAGTGATATAGTTCCTATCGATCTTGCTTCCAATGGGACAAAAAACTCACAAAATTTCCACAGTATtcaaacagaaattacaaatattttacaaagttTCAGTGCTATTCTTGCAAATAAGCAGACAGTTGAACAGATATTTTCTAACGAGGTTTCGTCAGCAAAAAAGAAAATTGATGAAATAAGACTAGAACTGGTTAGATACCTTGAGGAAATGATTGATAAAACATTATTGAAGGATGTTGAAAGTCAAGAAAAAAAAGTTCTCGATCAATTGATGAAAGACAAAACAGTTGCAGAAGATGGACGAAAAGAAGCTGCTTGGTTCTTAGACGAAATGTCTTCCATACTGAATACGGGATCAGATAAACAAGCATTTATGTTACTGCAAAGATTGAAAGCTTTCAAGAACGTAAGGGACCTACAAGTGAAAGAAATGTCTTACAACATGCAGGCATATTCGTTGAAAATGGAACTCACTGATCCTGTTGAATTGTGTTCTAAAATGGATTTACTATTTGGAAAAGTAAACATGAAGTCAACACCATACAATGTGAACATGGTACAAGGGATGAAAATATCAGCAATTTGTGCAAAACCTGGCGAGTcagtaaaaactgaaaaatatgtATACAGTGTATCAATAATGGACGCTGGTCATCTTCTTGTTGTTGAATATAATCTTTTTTCATCTTCAAAGGTGTTTTTATTTAATGATACTGGAGGTCATATAAGTGATATTAAAATTCCAGGCGCACCAACAGATATCACTGCAGTTCCTGGTGGAAGTAAAGCTGTTGTATTAGTGGACAATAAAAAACTTCTATTCCTGGAAAAAGATGGTACCGGTACACTTCATTGCAAAAATATCATGAAGATGGCAAAAGGTTGTAATCTTATAACTGCCTCATGCAGTAAATTATATATCGCTTATAAAAGTGAAATTATTGTAATGGATATCAATGGTCATGATGTCCAGTATTTGAAGACCCTTCAAATGACCAGTGGTCAGATTCAAGCTTTTAGTGTTGGTAAGAATGACGATGTGTATTATGGAATTGCAGATCGTTTATATTGTATGAAGGATTATGGTGAGGAGGTTTGTCTGTACCAAACACAAGATTTGAAAGATGTCTCTGGAATTGTTCTTGACACAGAAGGAAATGTTTACATTTGTGGTAAGACATCGAACAATATTCATGTCTTGAAACAAAAGGATAGCTCTGCACAGGTTTTGTTGAGGGAAGGAGATGGTCTACACAGACCCAGCGGTATATGCTTTGACAAGTTCAGAAACAAGTTATTTGTATATTACGAATGTACCTTTGATCCTATTCAAGTTTACAATGTTACAATGTAG